The Oscillatoria acuminata PCC 6304 genomic interval ATGGTCATAGAGATTGAGCAGGGAATTCATTGCGAATCGGAGGGAGTGCGATCGCTCAAGAAGAGGGAAATCTCCAGCCACCTCTTCCAGGAACGAGACCCATAATAACAGTAACAGTCTAGCCCAGTCACAATACTGGGCTAGACTGCTGTTTATCTTCATTAAGACGGCAACCCCGGACGAGGGAGCCCCAGATGATTGGATGACGAGTGCAAGGAATTGGTTTGGAGAACGCTGACGTAAGACATATTGGGATGATTGTGGGATTGAGCAGGAGGGCGATCGGGCGGGCGCATTCCTACCAAATTGTCCTGGTACAGCCCGATCGCACCATCGAGCTTCGCCTGAGCCAAATTAGCCCCGGTCAAATCAGCACCCGTGAGATTCGCACCATTGAGGTTGGCATTTAATAAATTAGCGTTTCTCAAATTCACCCCAGAGAGATTCGTATCACTCAGGTCCGCTTCCACTAACCGGGCATTACTCAAGTCTGCATTGGATAAATTTGCATTCCGAATTTGAGCATGGCCCAGATTGGCCCCGGAGAGGTTAATCCCATTCATCTGAGTGCTATTAAGATTTGCACCAATTAAATTCGCCCCTTCGAGAGAAGCCCCACTGAGATTGGCTTCTTCTAGGTTGGTATTGACTAAATTGGCAAAGACTAAATCGGCACCGCCCAGTTGGGCGTGATTTAGCTTGGCATCGAGGAAGTTGACGCCTTTAGCGTCAACCCCACTCAGGTCGCTACTAATCAGGTCAGCGGCCACGAAATTGGCAAAACTGAGTTCGGCTCCACTTAAGTTGGCATTACTCAGATTCGTGCCATTGAGGTTGGCAAACATCAACTTAGCACCGCTCAAGTCAGCACCACTGAGATTGAGCCGAGTTAAGTGGGCATCTCGGAGGTCGCCACCTTGACATTGTTTCGTGGCCAACAAGCGTTTGATGTGGGCGTTATTTGCAGACATATTTCTTCCTGTTGATGGTAATCCCTAAAACTCTTGAATACTGATGTTAGGGCCGATAATATTTCGTGAGAATGACAAGGGAATAAATCCCCAGGCTAAGACCCCAAAAACCACTGTTACTTACACCAAAATTTCGTAGGTTTCAGGAAAATCGAGCTTCGTTAAATTTAAACCAGCACAGGGCCTGAAACGATTGATTTTAGGCTGTTTCAGATAGCTAACAATTGGGGCCTTCGATAAGAAAAAGCTGATTTTCTGGCGAGTAAAAATTTTTCCGATTCTCCTCAATTTTTCCTTTTCAAAGGAAAAAAATACCCCATTTGGTGTTTGCTTTGTAGCTGGATCAGGTAAAGCACTCCGTAATTTTATGCAAGGAAAATGGGCAAAAATAGAGCAAAGAAACCTCCCCTCACTTCGGCGACTGCCAGCGGGTTGAGGCTTGATAGTGGTATTTTTTGGTAAATAAAGAACAAGGGGAAAAGATTGGGTTGGCCCCAGTTGTCCAGATTGAGGGGGCTCAAAACGCAGAAAAATCCCCCTAGCCCAAAGACTAGGAGGAAACCAGGGTGCAACTGAGAGATCTCTTCGGCTCAATTGCACCTGGATCCGGAATGGAGACAGTCTGTAAAAACCCACACCCTGTTCGCGGAGCGTTCCGCAGGAAAGGGTGGGGCTATACGGACAAAGCCTGCCGAAGCTGGCTACCCAGCCGGTCGGGTATCGGGTTTTGAACAGGCGATCAGCGATCGCCTGTAACCATGCCAACAGCGTCGAAAGCACCGATGAATTGATTGCTCCATCATCGGTATGGCCGATCGCGTTCAGATTTTGCACAATAAACGGAATCATCAGCATTGGCTTGATAAATTCTGCCCCAACTCTCAACCTATTTGTGCAAATGCCACCCCGAGGCAATCGCGCCCACATCTATATCGATGCGTTAGGGAACTCGCCTTGATAGTTTTCTATCTCAGTCCTGGGTGCTGGAACTCAAGACTTGTCATGGTGCTTGAAATGAGTCTCTCCACACTAAATTCCATTGGGAGATTTAGGACCCGCCTAAAAAATCCTACTCCGAATCAAACTTGTGCCCAGATTCCTCAAAAATTTGGCTCTACAGAGAGAAGAAAATCAAAACCCAGAGAGGGTTGCCCTCTGACGTGAGCTAAATCTCCTTGGTTGTTTTTTGTAGATGCGTCTAATGTCTTCCCTGTGCCATCCGCGCAGGACAGTTACCCAGTCCGTGACCTGCGGGTGTAGATGTAGGCACTCATCACGATGGAGATCGCGACAGTTTGATGATTGTACTGATGAGAATGCACGCTAAAGACACAAGATACCCCAATCCCGAGGTGCTGTCAAGGGGGGTACATGGGGGACATCTCCAGGCTCAGTGCGATCGCTCACCTCAAAAACCGGCTTCGGGATCACTGCGTCGATGGCAGATTCTTGAGGCACAGCAGGATAGGCTAGGTCTATTTTTCACCCTTTCCCGGATGCATACTCTGCGGGCTGGAAATAACGAATTGGATGCACCCTGATTGAGAGTCCCCCTGGCTAGAAGCTAGGGGATTTTTTTTCGCCTCCGAGTCGTCCAATCCCGGATGAGATTTTTCCCTGTAAAAAGCTGAGAAAAAACGACGGGTTAAGGTCGATCGCTGATTTTTTGCTGGGTTTTTTCGCAGAATAGTCAATCCAGTTTTCAGGCGATCGCCTTCGCTTCAGCCGACGACTTCCCGCCCTCAAAAAAAACTTGCAATATTTTCCGGATAAACCCCCCAGAACTAGAACTTAATAATATAGATGCACCCTGATTGACGAACCCTCTAGCTTCGGCTAGGGGGGTTTTTTTTTCTCAACTCAATCCGCCATTCAGAGGCAATCTCTTCGGTGGCTTTCCCGACAGAGACCAAGGGTGCGATCGCCCTTGATCCTCTCCCGTCCAGTCCTCAATTGCACTCGGGTTTCCCTGTTCTCCCTTCCCAGAACAACCCCTTCATAAGGAAATTCCAAAAAATAAAATCTCCAAAACGTTCGTAGTGATTGATCAACGGAGTAGCCCCGTCAATGTAGGGGCGCAATGCTTGCGCCCAAAAGAGGGCGCAAGCATTGCGCCCCTACAGATACCTTCCTTTCCGTTGAACGTTTGGAGGATTTATATTTTGCCATCCCCTTACAAGACTCGACCCAAGTCGCTTCACTATAGACAGCACAGAATCAATCTTCCAGTTAAAAGGGACTATTTTTTTTCCTCAAAAACTTATTACTATCTTGTGATAAGATAAAGAATTGGCTGTTATGACATAGCTCAGACGAATTCGTTCTGAAAAAACCTCCTTTTTTACATAAAAAGGAGGAGTTTTGTCTTGCTGCTACAGAAATCACTGAATCCCAAATCTGTAACATTACTTACCGAATATAGCGCAAATTATGAATTCTGAGACTCGGATCCTGATGTGTCCCCCCAACCATTACGACGTGGATTATGTGATTAATCCCTGGATGGAGGGCAACATCCACAAATCTTCTCGCGATCGCGCCACGGAGCAATGGCACAAACTCTTCCACATCATCAAAGAGCACGCCCTCGTTGAACTCGTCGATCCCCAACCCGGTTGGCCCGATATGGTTTTTACCGCCAACGCCGGATTAGTTCTGGGTAAAAAAGTCGTCCTCAGTCGCTTCTTCCACAAAGAACGCCAAGGGGAAGAACCCTATTTCAAACAATGGTTTGAAGCCCAAGGATACACCGTCTACGAACTCCCGAAAGACTTACCCTTTGAAGGGGCTGGAGATGCACTGCTCGATCGCGAAGGACGTTGGCTATGGGCAGGATACGGTTTCCGTTCTGAACTTGACTCCCACTCCTATATTGCCAAATGGTTAGATATCCAAGTCATCTCTCTGCAATTAGCCGATGAACGGTTCTATCACCTGGATACCTGCTTCTGTCCCCTCAATCGCGGCTACTTACTATATTATCCTCCAGCTTTTGACTTCTACTCCAACCGCATCATCGAAATGCGCGTTCCCCCAGAAAAACGGATTGCCATTGGAGAAGCAGACGCCGTAAACTTTGCCTGCAATGCGGTCAATGTTGACGACAAAGTAATCATGAACAAGGTCAGCGATGACCTGAAACAACGTCTCAAAGCGGTCGGATTTGAGGTGTTTGAAACCACCCTCAGCGAATTCCTCAAAGCCGGTGGTGCAGCCAAATGTCTGACCCTGCGAACCACCGAACCTGTGATGGAGGATGTCCATGCCAACGAACCCGTCGAAAGTCGGACGATTCGTTTAGAAGGACATCTGTTGGATACCGGATTAATCAACCGGGCCCTGGATACTATCGTCGAAGGCGGTGGCAGTTTCCAAGTCTTGAATTTTAACTTGGGAGAGCAACGGCAGAGTACCTCTACGGCAGAGGTGAAAGTTTCCGCGCCTTCTCATGGCGTCATGGAAGAGATTTTAGCTCAGTTGATTGACTTGGGTGCCGTAGACTTGCCGCAAGATGAGCGGGATGCCAAACTCGAACCTGTCCTACAAAAAGGGGTGGCTCCGGATGATTTCTATGTCACCACAATTTATCCCACGGAAGTGCGGATCAAGGGGGAATGGGTCCGGATACTCAATCATCGCATGGATGGCGCGATCGCCGTGGTGCAAACCCCTCAAGGGCCAGTGGCTCGATGCAAGCTCCTGCGCGATTTGGAACTGGGTGAGTCAGTAGTGGTAGATGTAGCTGGAATCCGCACGGTTCGGAAGACGGGAGCCCGGGAACAACGCAACAACCAGGAATTCAGCTTTATGTCTTCCGGGGTCTCCAGCGAGCGCCGGGTGGAATTGGTGGTGGAACAAGTCGCCTGGGAATTGCGGCAAATTCGCGATCGCGGCGGTAAGGTGGTGGTGACGGCAGGACCCGTGGTAATTCATACCGGCGGCGGCGAACACCTGACCCGATTAATTCGAGAAGGATATGTGCAGGGATTGCTCGGTGGTAATGCGATCGCCGTTCACGATATGGAACAAGCGTTCATGGGAACATCCCTCGGAGTAGACATGAAGCGCGGCGTCGCCGTCCGAGGCGGACATCGGCACCACCTGAAAACCATTAATACCATTCGCCGCTATGGAAGTATTGCCAAAGCCGTGGAACAAGGTGCGCTCCAAAGCGGGATATTTTATGAATGTGTGAAACACAATGTACCCTTTGCCTTGGCCGGTTCGATCCGAGATGATGGACCCTTGCCCGATACTCAAATGGATTTAATTAAGGCCCAGGAAGAGTATGCGAAGCTGCTGGAAGGGTCAGAGATGATTTTGATGTTATCCACCATGTTGCACTCGATTGGGGTTGGCAATATGACACCTTCTGGGGTGAAGATGGTCTGTGTGGATATTAATCCCGCAGTGGTTACCAAACTCAGCGATCGCGGTTCCGTTGAATCCACGGGAGTGGTTACCGATGTCGGCCTATTTCTGAGCTTGTTAACCAAGCATTTAGACCTGTTGACCTCTCCCTATCATGCAGCCTAACTGTTGAAACCCAGGGGTAAGGGAACTCCAAAAAATAAAATCTCCAAAACGTTCGTTCGTAGTGAGGGATCAACGGAGTAGCCCCGTTTCTTGTAGGGGCGCAATGCGCAGGCCCCAGGGGGCGCAAG includes:
- a CDS encoding TIGR00300 family protein yields the protein MNSETRILMCPPNHYDVDYVINPWMEGNIHKSSRDRATEQWHKLFHIIKEHALVELVDPQPGWPDMVFTANAGLVLGKKVVLSRFFHKERQGEEPYFKQWFEAQGYTVYELPKDLPFEGAGDALLDREGRWLWAGYGFRSELDSHSYIAKWLDIQVISLQLADERFYHLDTCFCPLNRGYLLYYPPAFDFYSNRIIEMRVPPEKRIAIGEADAVNFACNAVNVDDKVIMNKVSDDLKQRLKAVGFEVFETTLSEFLKAGGAAKCLTLRTTEPVMEDVHANEPVESRTIRLEGHLLDTGLINRALDTIVEGGGSFQVLNFNLGEQRQSTSTAEVKVSAPSHGVMEEILAQLIDLGAVDLPQDERDAKLEPVLQKGVAPDDFYVTTIYPTEVRIKGEWVRILNHRMDGAIAVVQTPQGPVARCKLLRDLELGESVVVDVAGIRTVRKTGAREQRNNQEFSFMSSGVSSERRVELVVEQVAWELRQIRDRGGKVVVTAGPVVIHTGGGEHLTRLIREGYVQGLLGGNAIAVHDMEQAFMGTSLGVDMKRGVAVRGGHRHHLKTINTIRRYGSIAKAVEQGALQSGIFYECVKHNVPFALAGSIRDDGPLPDTQMDLIKAQEEYAKLLEGSEMILMLSTMLHSIGVGNMTPSGVKMVCVDINPAVVTKLSDRGSVESTGVVTDVGLFLSLLTKHLDLLTSPYHAA
- a CDS encoding pentapeptide repeat-containing protein, producing the protein MSANNAHIKRLLATKQCQGGDLRDAHLTRLNLSGADLSGAKLMFANLNGTNLSNANLSGAELSFANFVAADLISSDLSGVDAKGVNFLDAKLNHAQLGGADLVFANLVNTNLEEANLSGASLEGANLIGANLNSTQMNGINLSGANLGHAQIRNANLSNADLSNARLVEADLSDTNLSGVNLRNANLLNANLNGANLTGADLTGANLAQAKLDGAIGLYQDNLVGMRPPDRPPAQSHNHPNMSYVSVLQTNSLHSSSNHLGLPRPGLPS